DNA from Phragmitibacter flavus:
CGACCAGTTCATCGGCCACGGCATCGTCTACGTCGTCCCAGAGCCAGGTCGCGCCCTGCTCTTCTTTGCCGCCCTCATTCCGCTGGCCCTGCAACGCCGCCGGCGATGGTGATCCCTCACTGCAAACGCATCCGCGACTCACCGCGATTGCGCTCATCCACCTGCTGGTTCAGCGTGCAGAAATCCACCAGCCAGCCAATCAAAAACACACCGCCAGTCAGGAGCCAGATCAATCCTGTTCCCCACTTGCCCATGTAAAAGCGGTGCACCCCAAATACCCCCAGAAAGGTCTGCAAAATCCACGCCACCGAGTAGTCCACCGGCCCCGTCGCAAACTTCGCATCCGCTTTGCGATCCATCCCCGGAATCAAAAACACATCAATGAGCCACCCAACCCCCAGCAATCCCAAAGTCAGAAACCAGATCACCCCCGTCACCGGTTTGCCAAAATAGAATCGGTGTGCACCCGTGAATCCGAAAATCCAAAGCAAATACCCGATCGTGACACTGTGCGATTTCGAAACAGGATTGGTGTTCATGAAGTTAAAAAACGGACATCACTACATACGACACCCAAACCCGGATGCCGACAAAAACCGCAACCATTTTTTAGGTTGCACATCGGTAGTTAATGGGTGATTCTGGCAGTGGTCTGCGGCAGGAGGTTTCATGCCTTGCCAGATCGAGGTTTTTTAAGCATGTTGTCAAGTTCATCCCGTCTCCCCCTCTCATGTCTGTCAGCAGGCGTGCCCTTGGTGGACGACCGTGGTCGTTAAGCCTTTTATGCGGCGACCCATGACAAAATGTGAAATATTTGGAGCCCCTTACGGGTATCCTATCTTCAAACTCAAACATCAACTTAATCCACCGGAGGTGCGTCATTAACCCTAGCTTCAATCGTCCCAAACCAGGCTTCCGAGGAGGCCGCTATGCAGATCAAACCCGTGTCAACGACCGTATCCGTGCACCCAAAGTGCGCGTCATCGACGGTGTGAGCGGAGCACAAATTGGCGTTTTACCGACCGGACAGGCCCTGCGCATGGCCAAAGAACGTGGACTTGATCTGGTGGAGATCTCTGCCGCCGCCGACCCTCCCGTTTGCAAGATTGTCGACTACGGCAAATTCAAATACGAGCAGGAAAAGAAGAAGAAGGAAGCAGCCAAAGCCTCGAAAGGCGGCAAGCTCAAGGAGCTCAAATTTCGCGTGGGTATCGATCCTCACGATTACCTCATCAAACTTGCTCACGCCGAAGACTTCCTTGGCGACGGTAACAAGGTGCGTATCCAGCTGCAGTTCAAAGGCCGTCAAATGGCTCACCAAGAAATTGGTTTTGAACTCGCCAAACGCATTCGGGATGACTTGAGCACCATGGGCAATGTTGACCAGGACCCTAAAATGGCCGGTCGTAACATCAACATGCAGCTCACTCCCCTACCTGAGCGTCAGCGCGTTCGCAAACTCGCCAACTTCAGACACGGCAAGTTCATCAACCCCGAGGAAGAAGACAACGAACACGAGCATCACGACGAAGCCCACGAAGCTCCCCACCAGGAAGCTGAGGCTCCTTCAGCGGTCGTTGAAGGTGAAAACGCCGCCTAAGGTGAGGCTCAAATAAAACCCTCGCCAATCCAGTCGAACTACCATGAAGCAACGACTTCTGCTGTTCGACATCGACGGCACCCTGCTCGACAGCGGAGGTGCCGGAGCTGGTGCCCTTCTCGACGCCGCCGAAGAGATTCTTGAGGTCTCCCGCGAAGATCTTCCCCCACTCGACCTTGCGGGTGCCACCGACGGAGCCGTGATCCGACAGTTGTTCAGCGACGCCCGGCGCGAACTCACGCTTGCGAAGATCACCGCGTTCTGGGAGGTCTATCTCAAGGCCTTGGAACTCCGCTTGCAGAGCAATCCTCATGGTCGACTCCATGTCGGCGTCACGGAACTGCTCGACGTCATCCAGAACGACACCCGATTCAGCTCCGGACTCCTCACCGGCAACATCCGCCGTGGCGCCACCATCAAACTCGAGCGCTTCGGCATTGCCTCCCGCTTTCTTGATGGCGGATTTGGCGACGACGGCGAGATCCGCAATCATCTCGCCCCCATCGCTCTAAGCCGCATGGAACTGGCCACCCAACGCCGATTCGCCCCCGATGAGATCATCATCATTGGCGACACCCCCAAAGACATTGCCTGCGCCACCGCCCTCAATGCCCGCTGCCTTGCCGTCGCCACCGGCATCTTCGATTCGACTTCGCTTCACGCCCACACCCCCTGGCAGGTTCACGAAAATCTCTCCGACACTTGCGAAATCATCCGCCTCCTCGCGGCCTGAACCACCTCGAACAAAGAAGTTAAGATATCAGTTGCAACCACCATTCAATGCACTAGTATCTCAGTGCGGGGTGGAGCAGCCCGGTAGCTCGTCAGGCTCATAACCTGAAGGCCGCAGGTTCAAATCCTGCCTCCGCAACCAATTTCACACCCTGTAACTCAATGAAT
Protein-coding regions in this window:
- a CDS encoding NINE protein gives rise to the protein MNTNPVSKSHSVTIGYLLWIFGFTGAHRFYFGKPVTGVIWFLTLGLLGVGWLIDVFLIPGMDRKADAKFATGPVDYSVAWILQTFLGVFGVHRFYMGKWGTGLIWLLTGGVFLIGWLVDFCTLNQQVDERNRGESRMRLQ
- the infC gene encoding translation initiation factor IF-3, with amino-acid sequence MKYLEPLTGILSSNSNINLIHRRCVINPSFNRPKPGFRGGRYADQTRVNDRIRAPKVRVIDGVSGAQIGVLPTGQALRMAKERGLDLVEISAAADPPVCKIVDYGKFKYEQEKKKKEAAKASKGGKLKELKFRVGIDPHDYLIKLAHAEDFLGDGNKVRIQLQFKGRQMAHQEIGFELAKRIRDDLSTMGNVDQDPKMAGRNINMQLTPLPERQRVRKLANFRHGKFINPEEEDNEHEHHDEAHEAPHQEAEAPSAVVEGENAA
- a CDS encoding HAD family hydrolase, translating into MKQRLLLFDIDGTLLDSGGAGAGALLDAAEEILEVSREDLPPLDLAGATDGAVIRQLFSDARRELTLAKITAFWEVYLKALELRLQSNPHGRLHVGVTELLDVIQNDTRFSSGLLTGNIRRGATIKLERFGIASRFLDGGFGDDGEIRNHLAPIALSRMELATQRRFAPDEIIIIGDTPKDIACATALNARCLAVATGIFDSTSLHAHTPWQVHENLSDTCEIIRLLAA